In a single window of the Octopus sinensis linkage group LG1, ASM634580v1, whole genome shotgun sequence genome:
- the LOC115215394 gene encoding ninjurin-2 isoform X7, translating to MGSLNNACQEMPPASKHFNYNRYLTKKTMAQGLLDISLLMSNMSQLKSVLDSGQGSSYFILLITLISVSLVLQVVVAHMLWILAVSRGSTQEQLKRQNILNNIIVILILIITISNIFITAFAVQNKN from the coding sequence GAAATGCCTCCAGCAAGTAAGCACTTTAACTACAATCGGTATTTGACGAAGAAGACAATGGCACAGGGATTGTTGGACATCTCCTTACTCATGTCTAATATGTCGCAGTTGAAGTCAGTACTGGACAGCGGTCAAGGCAGCTCTTACTTTATACTGCTCATCACTCTCATCTCCGTGTCACTTGTCCTTCAAGTAGTTGTGGCACACATGTTATGGATACTCGCCGTGTCCAGAGGCAGTACGCAAGAACAATTAAAAAGGCAGAACATTTTAAACAACATCATAGTTATTTTAATACTGATTATAACTATAAGCAATATCTTTATAACAGCTTTTGCCGTgcagaataaaaattaa
- the LOC115215394 gene encoding ninjurin-2 isoform X6, with the protein MANKPDDAKPAEMPPASKHFNYNRYLTKKTMAQGLLDISLLMSNMSQLKSVLDSGQGSSYFILLITLISVSLVLQVVVAHMLWILAVSRGSTQEQLKRQNILNNIIVILILIITISNIFITAFAVQNKN; encoded by the coding sequence GAAATGCCTCCAGCAAGTAAGCACTTTAACTACAATCGGTATTTGACGAAGAAGACAATGGCACAGGGATTGTTGGACATCTCCTTACTCATGTCTAATATGTCGCAGTTGAAGTCAGTACTGGACAGCGGTCAAGGCAGCTCTTACTTTATACTGCTCATCACTCTCATCTCCGTGTCACTTGTCCTTCAAGTAGTTGTGGCACACATGTTATGGATACTCGCCGTGTCCAGAGGCAGTACGCAAGAACAATTAAAAAGGCAGAACATTTTAAACAACATCATAGTTATTTTAATACTGATTATAACTATAAGCAATATCTTTATAACAGCTTTTGCCGTgcagaataaaaattaa